GCCGCCTGCCCACTCGCGAACGCCACGGTGCCGCCGGCCCCCGCCCCCTCGAGCGCCGCGAGGCGCGCCTCGAACGCCGCGACGGTCGGGTTGTCCATCCGGGCGTAGCGGTCCCCCGGCGCGGTCCCGGCGAACACCGCTTCGGCGTGGTCGGCGCTGCGGAACACGTACGACGTCGTCGCGTGGATCGGGACCGCCCGCGCGCCGGTCGCGGGGTCGGGCCGTTCCTGGCCCGCGTGCACCTGCGCCGTCGCGAAGCCCCGCTCGCGCGTCGCGCCGTCCTCGTGGACGCGTTCGTCATCGTCCCGCACGCCGGCCTCCCTCCCGCCGCGACGCCCACGCGTCGCGGCGAGCCCCGAAGGACTCGCCGCGACGATACCCGGGCGGTCGCTGCGCCTGCAGCGACCCGGGGTCGGCCCTACTGCGCGCGACCGTTGATGAACGTCGCGTCGCCCGCCTCGGTCGTGACCGTCACGTCGCTCCCGCTACTGGTGACCGTGCACGTCACGCCCCCCGGCGCGGCGCTCCAGCCGTACCCGCTCGTCGACGTCGCCTCGGCCTCGCAGTCACCTCCCGAGAGATCGAAGGCGTCCAGCGCCGTGGCCAGATCGTCGCCGGAGTCGGCGGATTCCGCGACGACGGCGGTGTAGACGTTCGAGCCGTGCGCCTGCGCGGCGCGCTCGACGGCGGCCGTGCGGGCCCCCAACAGGTTGGGGATGAGGACGGCGGCGAGGATGCCGATGATCGCGATGACGATCAGCAGCTCGATCAGGGTGAAGCCGTGCGTGCTGCGTGTGCGCATGATGCGCTCCTCT
The DNA window shown above is from Trueperaceae bacterium and carries:
- a CDS encoding type II secretion system protein, whose amino-acid sequence is MRTRSTHGFTLIELLIVIAIIGILAAVLIPNLLGARTAAVERAAQAHGSNVYTAVVAESADSGDDLATALDAFDLSGGDCEAEATSTSGYGWSAAPGGVTCTVTSSGSDVTVTTEAGDATFINGRAQ